In one window of Penaeus monodon isolate SGIC_2016 chromosome 36, NSTDA_Pmon_1, whole genome shotgun sequence DNA:
- the LOC119595516 gene encoding uncharacterized protein LOC119595516, with product MGRPARAFFPAEGGDSQPILPRAVANPTTPNQILDAVLEGAIAYMETLGWCDSKNVQNGESNLPFQVNSDGSSSENFHVLTGSVVVENARANADYTVTFAGVGEAPAQNCFCNLDSNNIKDVHSAGFRKALREIVEKTMSSNVKVQINKSIQDMKNA from the exons ATGGGACGACCAGCTAGGGCTTTTTTCCCTGCTGAAGGCGGGGACTCTCAGCCCATTTTGCCTCGCGCCGTCGCCAACCCAACCACGCCCAACCAGATACTCGACGCAGTGCTCGAAGGAGCTATCGCATACATGGA AACACTAGGATGGTGTGATTCCAAGAACGTGCAGAACGGAGAGTCAAACCTGCCCTTCCAAGTTAACTCTGACGGAAGCAGCTCCGAGAATTTTCA TGTGCTCACCGGTTCGGTTGTGGTGGAAAACGCTCGTGCCAACGCCGACTACACGGTAACTTTTGCCGGTGTTGGAGAAGCTCCAGCACAGAACTGTTTCTG CAATTTGGACAGCAATAATATAAAGGATGTTCACAGTGCCGGCTTCAGGAAGGCTTTGCGAGAGATCGTGGAGAAAACCATGTCTTCCAACGTGAAGGTACAGATTAACAAGTCCATCCAGGATATGAAGAATGCTTGA